Proteins co-encoded in one Amblyraja radiata isolate CabotCenter1 chromosome 24, sAmbRad1.1.pri, whole genome shotgun sequence genomic window:
- the slc45a3 gene encoding solute carrier family 45 member 3, translating into MEKSQPNLLSNKKRSQLLLLNMLTCGLEICVAAGITFVPPLLLKAGVQEKYMTMVLGIGPVLGLIFVPMIGSASDHWTSRYGRRRPFIWGLCLGVLLSLFIIPHASRLAAAFSPKDYPTDVIFLIVGICMLDFCGQVCFTPLEALLSDLFHDTEECRRAFSVYSFMISLGGCIGYLLMAIDWRKTFLSSYLGEHEDCLFTLLAAIFLVCVCATFFVTEETHSGPDALADLSPKEAVIIKPLARRGCCCGTSALFRARHSVLVLRNCCTLIPKLYHLYYRIPRVTRHLVVAEFYSWMALMSFMMFYTDFVGEGLYQGIPNAAPGSEARRRYDEGVRMGSIGLFLQCAFSIFCSTIMDRLVTRFGSKTVYLASIAFFTATAIVMCLSKSVVLVTAMSALTGFTYSTLQILPYTLNSLYHKEKQVFFCKHKFTELEDANCQGEKKTPSQNGILNHKSFNQNGSLINSGPVLPSKGPLPDRSSRPQSRGSQCEVVVSADVEAATMGRGICLDLAILDSAFLLSQVIPSLLMGTIVQFTQTVTAYMISAATFGMVAIYFATKVVFDKNDLEKYLA; encoded by the exons GGATTGGACCAGTGCTGGGATTGATCTTTGTTCCGATGATCGGTTCGGCCAGTGACCACTGGACCAGCCGATATGGCCGCCGCCGCCCCTTCATCTGGGGCCTGTGCCTGGGCGTCCTGCTCAGCCTCTTCATCATCCCCCACGCCAGCCGGCTGGCCGCGGCCTTCAGCCCGAAGGACTACCCGACGGATGTGATCTTCCTGATTGTGGGCATCTGCATGCTGGACTTCTGCGGCCAGGTGTGCTTCaccccgctggaggccctgctctCCGACCTGTTCCACGATACCGAGGAGTGCCGGCGGGCCTTCTCCGTGTACTCCTTCATGATCAGCCTGGGAGGCTGCATCGGCTACCTGCTGATGGCCATCGACTGGAGGAAGACCTTCCTGTCCTCGTACCTGGGTGAGCACGAGGACTGCCTCTTCACGCTGCTGGCCGCCATCTTCCTGGTGTGCGTCTGCGCCACCTTCTTCGTGACGGAGGAGACCCACAGCGGGCCGGACGCGCTGGCGGACCTCTCGCCCAAGGAGGCCGTCATCATCAAGCCCCTGGCCCGGCGCGGCTGCTGCTGCGGCACCAGCGCGCTGTTCCGCGCCCGGCACTCCGTCCTCGTGCTGAGGAACTGCTGCACTctgatccccaaactctaccaccTCTACTACCGCATCCCCAGAGTCACGCGCCACCTGGTGGTGGCCGAGTTCTACAGCTGGATGGCCCTCATGTCTTTCATGATGTTCTACACCGACTTCGTGGGCGAGGGTCTATACCAGGGCATCCCCAACGCAGCCCCCGGCAGCGAGGCCAGGCGGCGCTACGATGAAG GGGTGCGGATGGGGAGCATCGGGCTCTTCCTGCAGTGTGCGTTCTCCATCTTCTGCTCCACCATCATGGACAGGCTGGTGACACGGTTTGGCAGCAAAACCGTCTACCTGGCCAGCATTGCCTTCTTCACCGCGACCGCCATTGTCATGTGCCTTTCGAAGAGCGTGGTACTGGTGACAGCCATGTCGGCCTTAACCGGCTTCACCTACTCCACACTACAGATCCTGCCGTACACCCTCAACTCCCTCTACCACAAGGAGAAACAG gtATTTTTCTGCAAGCACAAGTTTACCGAACTCGAAGACGCCAATTGTCAGGGGGAGAAAAAGACGCCTTCTCAGAATGGAATCTTGAACCACAAGTCCTTCAATCAAAATGGCAGCCTGATCAACAGCGGTCCCGTGTTACCGTCCAAGGGGCCCCTCCCTGACAGGAGCTCGAGGCCGCAGAGCCGGGGGTCCCAGTGCGAGGTGGTGGTCTCGGCCGACGTAGAAGCGGCCACGATGGGACGAGGGATCTGCCTTGACCTAGCCATACTGGAcagtgctttccttctctctcaggTCATCCCCTCCCTGCTCATGGGCACCATAGTCCAGTTTACACAGACAGTCACCGCTTACATGATCTCTGCCGCTACCTTTGGGATGGTGGCTATTTATTTCGCAACCAAAGTAGTTTTTGATAAAAATGATTTAGAGAAATATTTAGCGTGA